A window of Acidimicrobiia bacterium contains these coding sequences:
- a CDS encoding phage tail protein, producing MAGRNDPYGGFNFLVEIDGMVAAGFSSVSGIGVEITPIEYREGSDKSHGVRKLPGLAKYPNITLKRGVTVSRELWDWAKTGMTGPVQRRNGSIILLDESGQEAIRWKFVEGWVCKYEGPALTAGSNEVAIESIEICHEGIELDQ from the coding sequence ATGGCAGGTCGGAACGACCCGTATGGCGGGTTCAACTTCCTCGTGGAGATCGACGGGATGGTTGCCGCCGGGTTCTCCTCGGTCTCCGGCATCGGAGTGGAGATCACTCCCATCGAGTACAGGGAGGGATCGGACAAGAGCCACGGGGTGCGCAAGCTCCCCGGTCTCGCCAAGTATCCGAACATCACGCTGAAGCGGGGCGTCACCGTCAGCCGCGAGCTGTGGGATTGGGCGAAGACGGGGATGACGGGCCCGGTGCAGCGCCGCAACGGATCGATCATCCTTCTCGACGAGTCCGGACAAGAGGCCATCCGGTGGAAGTTCGTTGAGGGCTGGGTGTGCAAGTACGAAGGGCCGGCGCTCACCGCAGGCAGCAACGAGGTCGCCATCGAGTCGATCGAGATCTGCCACGAGGGCATCGAGCTGGACCAGTGA